One window of Papaver somniferum cultivar HN1 chromosome 9, ASM357369v1, whole genome shotgun sequence genomic DNA carries:
- the LOC113310793 gene encoding uncharacterized protein LOC113310793, with protein sequence MKSEEESSMSQLHHQSSSTGTSTTASTAVLATNQKDDNSSGITEEAPSAPHWRRPNLFLEIPERTIDEPPEEFVRINMPPTPISTPTRARLPPPSPSPSSRRNNTSSSPYPSSRGKSMKNFLPKTSFKQKDSTLDTEKASMLAIGTPVAGPQEKTSIIRSVSLTKFFTPRIKRTSSLPVTPIAHSNPNSVRGVSVVDTPNSTKNVFQHHMARSLSVPDKARTIRRMDSLGGVFRVIPTTPRVTESSCTTSNMPPTPHPEISDADGGEDIAEEEAVCRICFVELAEGGDTLKMECSCKGELALAHQECAIKWFSIKGNKKCEICQQEVQNLPVTLLRIQSVQIRNPNRGQQRVVQRYRVWQDVPILVIVSMLGYFCFLEQLLVGKMGTGAIAISLPFACILGLLASMTSSTMVERKYIWVYASVQFVMVVFFAHIFYSLLHVQSILSILLSTFTGFGLAMSGSSIFVEFLRCRRRWLVWSTNRRQTHQGTTTPGSDQQPEQEQPTQRTHSNIHNEVGTANTVTI encoded by the exons ATGAAAAGTGAAGAGGAATCTAGTATGTCTCAACTTCATCATCAAAGTTCTAGTACTGGTACTAGTACTACTGCATCAACTGCTGTTCTAGCAACAAACCAGAAG GATGATAATTCAAGTGGGATAACAGAAGAAGCCCCATCTGCTCCACACTGGAGACGCCCAAATCTATTTCTAGAGATACCGGAAAGGACAATAGATGAACCGCCTGAAGAATTTGTGAGAATAAACATGCCTCCAACTCCAATTTCTACTCCAACAAGAGCTAGATTACCTCCTCCGTCACCCAGCCCTTCCTCGAGAAGAAATAATACATCATCATCCCCTTACCCTTCATCTAGAGGTAAATCTATGAAGAATTTCTTACCAAAGACTAGCTTCAAGCAGAAGGATTCAACTTTAGATACCGAGAAAGCTTCTATGCTAGCTATAGGAACTCCGGTGGCAGGTCCACAGGAGAAAACTTCAATCATCAGGTCAGTGTCTCTAACTAAGTTTTTTACTCCGAGGATAAAGAGGACATCGTCGTTGCCGGTTACGCCGATTGCACACTCGAACCCGAATTCTGTGCGTGGAGTGAGCGTTGTGGACACGCCAAATTCGACT AAAAATGTGTTCCAGCATCACATGGCTCGTTCTCTTTCAGTGCCAGACAAAGCAAGAACCATAAGGAGAATGGATTCTCTAGGTGGTGTCTTTCGTGTGATTCCCACAACGCCGCGAGTGACAGAAAGCAGTTGTACTACGTCAAACATGCCACCGACACCACACCCAG AGATCAGTGATGCTGATGGTGGTGAAGATATTGCTGAGGAAGAGGCTGTGTGTAGAATATGTTTTGTTGAACTTGCTGAAGGAGGTGACACCCTCAAGATGGAATGCAGTTGCAAGGGAGAACTTGCCCTGGCCCACCAAGAGTGCGCTATAAAATGGTTCAGTATTAAAGGCAACAAAAAATGCGAAATATGTCAGCAAGAGGTTCAGAATCTTCCTGTCACCCTTCTTCGAATCCAAAGTGTTCAGATCCGCAATCCAAACAGAGGTCAGCAAAGAGTGGTTCAAAGATACAG GGTTTGGCAGGATGTTCCTATTCTTGTCATTGTCAGCATGCTgggatatttttgttttctcgaGCAGCTTTTG GTTGGTAAAATGGGAACTGGTGCAATTGCTATATCACTGCCATTTGCTTGCATTTTGGGTCTTCTTGCATCTATGACATCATCAACCATGG TGGAGAGAAAGTATATCTGGGTCTACGCATCAGTGCAGTTCGTAATGGTGGTTTTCTTTGCTCATATTTTCTACTCATTG CTTCATGTGCAATCTATCTTGTCAATCCTACTTTCCACATTCACGGGGTTTGGCCTTGCCATGAGTGGTAGTTCTATATTTGTGGAATTCCTGAGATGTAGAAGAAGGTGGCTTGTTTGGTCAACTAATCGACGTCAAACCCACCAAGGAACAACAACACCTGGTTCAGATCAACAGCCAGAACAAGAGCAACCAACACAGAGAACTCATTCTAACATCCACAATGAAGTCGGAACCGCAAATACAGTCACTATTTGA